A stretch of the Simiduia curdlanivorans genome encodes the following:
- a CDS encoding ApeP family dehydratase, with protein sequence MVESKSFSTDLQAFIASVAGTASAWPIIDLVPHDLPMSLLDEVISVSENALMAKVSVHSQSLFLEAEGVPALVGIEYMAQAIAAFAGFQALSQGGQVSLGFLVGTRKFLSNVDFFAVDSSLWVRVERVVSGDNGLSVFECTIKGENVAVNANLNVFQPANPEEFLAQA encoded by the coding sequence ATGGTGGAAAGTAAATCATTCAGTACTGATCTACAGGCTTTTATAGCGTCGGTGGCAGGCACAGCATCCGCTTGGCCGATTATCGACTTAGTGCCCCATGACTTACCTATGAGCTTATTAGACGAGGTGATTTCAGTCTCGGAAAATGCCTTGATGGCCAAGGTCAGTGTGCACAGCCAGAGTCTGTTTCTCGAAGCCGAGGGTGTGCCGGCGTTAGTGGGTATTGAATATATGGCGCAGGCGATCGCCGCCTTTGCCGGTTTCCAGGCCTTGTCCCAGGGCGGGCAAGTGAGCCTAGGTTTTCTAGTTGGCACGCGAAAATTTCTATCCAATGTGGATTTTTTTGCCGTCGATAGCAGCCTCTGGGTTCGGGTTGAGCGAGTGGTCAGCGGCGATAATGGCTTGAGCGTGTTTGAATGCACGATTAAAGGTGAAAATGTCGCGGTGAACGCCAATCTCAACGTGTTTCAACCCGCGAACCCGGAAGAATTTTTAGCGCAAGCCTAA
- a CDS encoding glycosyltransferase family 2 protein → MTVNAMNMNDIKSAAMNACIVIPVYNHERAIVKTLANILPFSVPVILVNDGSNGDCSAVLEQLADQHPSVHLKVLEVNQGKGAAVKLGLQSALELGYSHALQVDADGQHNLADIPAFLSAAAGSPTMIICGVPQYDDSVPRLRHYARYLTHVWVWINTLSFAIKDSMCGFRVYPLASICQQLARCDTGNRMDFDTEILVHWLWAGGNIQNLSTKVHYPLDGVSHFLPGKDNWLISCMHARLFFGMLARAPLWLLGLRKRGRAL, encoded by the coding sequence ATGACTGTTAATGCGATGAATATGAACGATATTAAGTCTGCTGCGATGAACGCGTGCATTGTTATCCCTGTGTATAACCACGAGCGCGCCATCGTTAAAACGCTGGCCAATATTTTGCCGTTTTCGGTGCCGGTTATATTAGTGAACGATGGCAGCAATGGCGATTGTTCCGCGGTTTTGGAGCAATTGGCTGATCAACATCCGAGCGTTCATTTGAAGGTGCTCGAGGTTAATCAAGGCAAGGGTGCTGCGGTAAAGTTGGGTTTACAATCTGCCCTTGAGCTAGGTTACTCCCATGCCCTGCAGGTGGATGCCGATGGCCAACATAATTTAGCGGACATTCCAGCCTTTCTTAGCGCGGCCGCTGGATCGCCCACCATGATTATTTGTGGCGTGCCGCAATACGATGACTCAGTACCGCGGCTTCGACATTATGCGCGCTACCTGACCCATGTCTGGGTCTGGATAAACACACTGTCGTTTGCCATTAAAGATTCTATGTGTGGTTTTCGGGTTTACCCACTGGCATCCATTTGCCAGCAATTAGCGCGGTGCGATACGGGTAACCGCATGGACTTTGATACGGAAATATTGGTGCATTGGCTATGGGCCGGCGGCAATATTCAGAACCTGTCCACTAAGGTTCATTACCCCCTCGATGGCGTATCGCATTTTTTGCCGGGCAAGGATAATTGGTTAATTTCCTGCATGCACGCGCGCTTATTTTTCGGCATGTTGGCGCGTGCGCCGCTTTGGCTCTTGGGCCTGCGCAAGCGGGGGCGAGCGCTGTGA
- a CDS encoding class I SAM-dependent methyltransferase, whose translation MAADTASTPFFTEDNLTALEARYEAQKLAFGALAFQSARCLRKFGLLALVSKAGKAGIDLASLQAQASISAYGVRVLMEASLGIGLCTLNEGQYRLTKTGIFVMRDAMTIANFDFNHDVNYQGFFHLDEAIETGTPAGLKELGNWATIYEGLSSLPQQVRDSWLAFDHYYSDGSFGLVMKKVFAKPVARLLDVGGNTGKWARACVEHDEKVQVTLADLPQQIALAGAEMKTHPGASRVSFYPVNVLAAETTFPNGFDVVWMSQFLDCFSDAEIISILKKVAAAAGEHTRIFIMETFWDRQEYEAAAFCLQQTSLYFTCLANGNSQMYHSEVFSKCIDAAGLEIVDQTDGVGVSHTLLECRVKQ comes from the coding sequence ATGGCTGCTGATACGGCTAGCACGCCTTTTTTTACAGAAGATAATTTAACCGCTTTAGAGGCGCGCTACGAAGCGCAAAAGTTGGCCTTTGGTGCCTTAGCCTTTCAGTCGGCGCGCTGCTTGCGCAAGTTTGGCTTGTTGGCCCTGGTGTCTAAGGCCGGTAAAGCCGGTATTGATTTAGCGAGCTTGCAAGCGCAAGCGAGCATCAGCGCCTACGGTGTTCGGGTGTTAATGGAAGCCTCTTTGGGCATCGGCCTTTGCACGCTCAATGAAGGCCAATACCGTCTAACCAAAACCGGCATTTTTGTCATGCGCGATGCAATGACCATTGCCAACTTTGATTTTAACCACGACGTTAACTATCAAGGTTTTTTTCATTTGGATGAAGCCATTGAAACCGGCACCCCAGCCGGCCTTAAGGAGCTTGGAAATTGGGCCACTATATACGAAGGTTTGAGTTCGCTGCCGCAGCAGGTGCGCGATAGCTGGCTGGCGTTTGATCACTACTACTCCGATGGTTCTTTTGGCTTGGTGATGAAAAAAGTATTTGCCAAGCCGGTTGCTCGCTTGCTCGATGTGGGCGGCAATACCGGTAAGTGGGCGCGCGCCTGCGTCGAACACGATGAAAAAGTGCAAGTGACCTTGGCCGATTTACCGCAACAGATTGCACTGGCCGGCGCTGAAATGAAGACCCACCCTGGTGCTAGCCGTGTGAGCTTCTACCCGGTGAATGTGTTAGCCGCAGAGACGACGTTTCCGAACGGCTTTGATGTGGTGTGGATGAGTCAGTTTCTCGATTGCTTTTCCGACGCCGAAATTATCAGCATATTAAAGAAAGTTGCAGCGGCGGCGGGCGAGCACACGCGCATATTTATTATGGAAACCTTTTGGGACCGCCAAGAGTACGAAGCAGCCGCATTTTGTTTGCAGCAAACCTCCCTGTATTTTACCTGTTTGGCAAACGGCAATAGCCAAATGTATCACTCCGAGGTTTTCAGCAAATGCATTGACGCGGCCGGGTTAGAAATTGTTGATCAAACCGACGGCGTAGGTGTGAGTCATACCTTGCTGGAATGTCGAGTCAAGCAGTGA
- the fabG gene encoding 3-oxoacyl-ACP reductase FabG, whose protein sequence is MTDTILVTGSSRGIGAAIAERLAKDGFDIVLHCRSGLDAAQQVQQKVEALGRKARIVQFDIAEREQTRAALLADIEQHGTYYGVVCNAGITRDTAFPAMTDDDWDSVIHTNLDGFYNVLQPLSMPLVRRRKPGRIVVMSSVSGVMGNRGQVNYSAAKAGLIGATKALALELAKRKITVNCVAPGLIETEMVSDELAEHALKMIPAQRLGQVQEVAAAVAFLMSEDAGYITRQVISVNGGLC, encoded by the coding sequence ATGACAGATACAATTTTAGTCACAGGCTCTAGCCGCGGCATTGGCGCCGCCATCGCCGAGCGCTTGGCGAAAGATGGGTTCGACATCGTCTTGCATTGTCGATCCGGCCTAGACGCGGCGCAGCAGGTGCAACAGAAAGTTGAAGCGCTGGGGCGCAAAGCGCGTATTGTTCAATTCGATATCGCCGAGCGCGAGCAGACCCGCGCGGCATTACTCGCGGATATCGAGCAGCACGGCACTTATTACGGCGTGGTGTGCAATGCGGGCATAACCCGCGATACCGCTTTCCCGGCGATGACTGATGACGACTGGGACAGCGTGATTCACACCAACCTAGACGGCTTCTACAACGTTCTGCAGCCCTTATCTATGCCTCTTGTGCGCCGGCGTAAACCCGGCCGCATTGTGGTTATGTCATCGGTATCTGGTGTGATGGGCAATCGCGGTCAGGTGAATTATTCGGCCGCAAAGGCGGGTTTGATCGGCGCAACAAAAGCCTTGGCCTTAGAATTAGCGAAGCGAAAAATAACGGTGAATTGCGTCGCGCCTGGGTTAATTGAAACCGAAATGGTTAGCGATGAACTGGCCGAACACGCCTTAAAAATGATACCCGCGCAACGCTTGGGCCAGGTGCAAGAAGTGGCGGCAGCGGTGGCGTTTTTGATGTCTGAAGATGCGGGCTACATAACCCGCCAAGTTATTTCTGTTAATGGTGGATTGTGTTAA
- a CDS encoding beta-ketoacyl-ACP synthase → MKRVVVTGLQAITPIGDSWQTVSENLRAGNTGIRYMQDWDQYQGLNTRLGGPANFDTPGHYNRKTLRSMGRIAVMATYATELALAQAGLLDDPDIKTGSMGVAYGSSSGSTNAFVDFGRMLIEKDTGGLNANSYIKMMAHTAPVNVGVHFGLKGRVYTTSSACTSGSQGIGYAFEAVRSGQQRYMVAGGAEELCATQAAVFDTLFATSVKNATPHLSPRPFDRDRDGLVIGEGAGTLILEDLASAQARGAKIYAEVVGFGTNSDGTHVTQPNSDTMEIAMRLALDNAGLKPQDIGYISAHGTATDRGDIAESHATFRVFGDQVPISSMKSFTGHTLGACGGIEAWAAIQQMNENWFHHTQNLDNPDPECAPLDYIQASARQKQCEYVMSNNFAFGGINTSLIFKRWV, encoded by the coding sequence ATGAAACGCGTAGTGGTAACAGGTTTACAGGCTATAACGCCCATCGGCGATAGCTGGCAAACCGTCAGTGAAAATTTACGAGCGGGTAATACCGGCATTCGCTACATGCAGGATTGGGATCAATACCAAGGGTTGAATACGCGCTTAGGCGGCCCCGCTAATTTTGATACGCCCGGTCATTACAATCGAAAAACCTTGCGCAGTATGGGCCGCATCGCCGTGATGGCCACCTACGCCACCGAGCTCGCCCTGGCGCAAGCGGGGTTGTTGGACGACCCAGATATTAAAACCGGCAGCATGGGCGTGGCCTATGGTTCATCATCGGGTAGCACTAACGCCTTTGTCGATTTTGGTCGCATGCTCATTGAAAAAGACACTGGCGGTTTGAACGCAAACTCTTACATCAAAATGATGGCCCATACGGCGCCGGTTAACGTCGGTGTACATTTCGGTTTAAAAGGCCGCGTCTATACCACCTCCAGTGCCTGTACTTCCGGTAGCCAAGGTATTGGTTATGCCTTTGAAGCAGTGCGCTCGGGCCAGCAGCGCTATATGGTTGCCGGTGGCGCGGAAGAGTTGTGTGCCACCCAGGCGGCGGTATTCGATACCTTATTCGCCACTAGTGTGAAAAACGCAACACCGCATCTGTCACCTCGGCCGTTTGATCGGGATCGGGATGGCCTGGTGATCGGTGAAGGAGCGGGCACCTTAATTTTAGAAGACCTGGCGTCTGCGCAAGCGCGCGGTGCAAAAATTTACGCGGAAGTGGTTGGCTTCGGCACCAATTCAGACGGCACCCATGTAACCCAGCCAAATTCGGATACCATGGAAATTGCCATGCGCTTAGCGCTCGATAACGCGGGTCTAAAGCCGCAAGATATTGGTTATATCTCTGCCCACGGCACGGCCACAGATCGCGGCGATATTGCCGAGTCCCACGCTACCTTCCGGGTGTTTGGGGATCAGGTGCCAATAAGTTCCATGAAGAGCTTTACCGGTCATACTCTCGGTGCCTGCGGTGGCATAGAAGCGTGGGCAGCGATTCAACAGATGAACGAAAACTGGTTCCATCACACCCAAAATTTGGATAATCCAGACCCGGAGTGCGCACCCTTAGATTACATTCAAGCTTCGGCGCGCCAGAAGCAGTGTGAATATGTTATGTCGAATAATTTTGCCTTCGGTGGTATTAATACATCGCTCATTTTTAAGCGTTGGGTTTAG
- a CDS encoding HAL/PAL/TAL family ammonia-lyase yields MIVFDNNSRSIEDIVAIAMGESVALSSAPEFERLIHSGSEFLDRLLREEGVIYGVTTGYGDSCTVSIPMNLVDELPAHLYTFHGCGLGEVLSPVMARAVMAVRLQSLCQGMSGVSLALLQRMVLLLEKDILPVIPREGSVGASGDLTPLSYVAAVLCGEREVFYQGERRATESVYAELNITPLKLRPKEGLALMNGTAVMTAIACLAFDRARYLAKLSTRITALATLASKGNAHHFDEILFSVKPHPGQQQIAAWLRDDLHAGEPPRNPQRLQDRYSLRCAPHVIGVLQDALPFLRQYIENEINSANDNPIIDGVGEHVLHGGHFYGGHIAFAMDSLKNAVANLADLLDRQLAMVVDTKFNHGLPANLSGASAERRPINHGFKAVQIGASAWTAEALKLTMPASVFSRSTECHNQDKVSMGTISARDCIRVLELTEQVTAATLLAMVQGIDLRILQGELARETLAPALVDCMAQVRELSAFVEEDRALESELRAMCRAIGEQKFSTYTD; encoded by the coding sequence ATGATCGTTTTTGATAATAATTCACGCAGCATCGAGGATATCGTTGCCATCGCCATGGGCGAGTCTGTGGCTCTGTCAAGCGCGCCAGAATTTGAGCGGCTTATCCACTCCGGCTCCGAGTTTCTGGATCGGCTGTTGCGCGAGGAGGGTGTCATTTACGGTGTAACTACCGGTTATGGCGACTCTTGCACCGTGTCTATCCCGATGAATTTAGTCGATGAGTTGCCGGCACATCTCTACACCTTTCACGGCTGTGGCCTAGGCGAAGTGTTATCGCCGGTGATGGCGCGCGCGGTGATGGCGGTGCGCTTGCAGTCGCTCTGCCAAGGTATGTCTGGTGTCAGCTTGGCGCTGTTACAGCGCATGGTGTTATTGCTCGAAAAAGATATCTTGCCAGTGATTCCACGCGAGGGCTCGGTAGGCGCCAGTGGCGATTTAACCCCGCTGTCCTACGTGGCCGCGGTATTGTGTGGCGAGCGCGAAGTTTTCTATCAGGGCGAGCGCCGCGCAACCGAATCCGTTTATGCCGAGCTCAATATCACGCCGTTAAAACTGCGGCCGAAAGAAGGTTTGGCGTTAATGAATGGCACCGCCGTGATGACGGCAATCGCCTGTTTGGCCTTTGACCGGGCGCGTTATCTCGCCAAGTTATCCACCCGTATTACCGCCTTGGCGACCTTGGCCAGTAAGGGCAATGCACATCATTTCGATGAAATTTTATTTAGTGTGAAGCCGCACCCGGGTCAACAGCAAATTGCCGCTTGGTTGCGCGACGACTTGCACGCGGGCGAGCCACCGAGAAACCCACAGCGCTTGCAAGATCGTTACTCGTTGCGCTGTGCGCCGCATGTTATTGGTGTGTTGCAAGATGCCTTGCCCTTTTTGCGCCAGTACATTGAAAATGAAATCAATTCGGCCAATGACAACCCGATTATCGATGGCGTGGGCGAGCACGTGTTGCACGGCGGGCATTTTTACGGCGGCCATATCGCCTTTGCCATGGACAGTTTGAAAAATGCCGTGGCTAATTTAGCGGATCTTTTAGATAGGCAATTGGCCATGGTGGTAGACACCAAATTTAATCACGGTTTACCAGCCAATTTATCCGGCGCGAGCGCGGAGCGGCGCCCGATTAACCACGGTTTTAAAGCCGTGCAAATTGGCGCCAGTGCCTGGACCGCCGAAGCTTTGAAGTTAACCATGCCGGCAAGCGTTTTTTCCCGCTCTACCGAATGCCACAATCAAGATAAAGTCAGCATGGGCACGATTTCCGCGCGCGACTGTATCCGCGTGCTCGAACTCACCGAGCAGGTCACGGCAGCAACGCTGTTGGCGATGGTGCAGGGTATCGATTTACGAATCTTACAGGGCGAGTTGGCGCGTGAAACTCTTGCGCCGGCGCTGGTCGATTGCATGGCTCAGGTGCGCGAGTTAAGCGCCTTTGTCGAGGAAGATCGCGCCTTAGAATCCGAGTTGCGCGCCATGTGTCGGGCCATCGGCGAACAGAAATTTAGCACTTACACCGATTAA
- a CDS encoding acyl-CoA thioesterase encodes MNKLGSQVIVEASAEVKIPFHDVDLMAVAWHGHYTKYFEIARCALFDKIAYNYPEMRDSGYAWPIVDLHIRYPAPIAFGETLTISAAIVEWENRLSIKYVARNSAGKRTTYGSTVQVAVAIESGLMALASPPILKQKLAPWLQELGS; translated from the coding sequence ATGAATAAGTTAGGTAGTCAGGTTATTGTCGAGGCCAGTGCCGAGGTGAAAATTCCGTTTCACGACGTGGATTTAATGGCCGTGGCTTGGCATGGCCATTACACAAAATATTTTGAAATTGCGCGCTGCGCGTTATTTGACAAGATTGCCTACAACTACCCAGAGATGCGCGATTCTGGTTACGCTTGGCCCATTGTCGATTTACATATTCGCTACCCTGCGCCTATAGCCTTCGGTGAAACACTTACGATTTCGGCGGCTATTGTCGAGTGGGAAAATCGTTTGAGCATTAAATACGTGGCGCGCAATAGCGCGGGGAAACGCACTACCTACGGCTCTACAGTGCAAGTGGCCGTGGCCATAGAATCGGGTCTGATGGCGCTGGCATCGCCGCCGATTTTGAAGCAAAAGCTGGCGCCTTGGTTGCAAGAGCTCGGCTCGTGA
- a CDS encoding DUF3261 domain-containing protein: MAAIDLAEPSALGQQVQVTQQVDIAWQGKTHQLMVVWSQQDGLFQVLGMTATGQLLFRAQLDHDEFSQQTFVAELESLDLKQLLQHIQMAYWPEAEVTALLTKNKLQLDVVASAIGADKGAARQRLVRRANRLLARYEFDTDDAFASVRIVADKQPSLTVTTLNVQALNTAQVLGQPRPHVDGAELPSEEIAQ; the protein is encoded by the coding sequence ATGGCTGCTATAGATTTGGCGGAACCGAGCGCGCTTGGCCAACAGGTGCAAGTCACCCAGCAAGTGGATATCGCTTGGCAAGGTAAGACGCATCAATTAATGGTGGTGTGGAGCCAACAAGATGGCTTGTTCCAAGTGTTGGGTATGACGGCGACAGGGCAGCTCTTGTTTCGCGCTCAATTGGATCACGATGAATTTAGCCAGCAGACGTTTGTGGCCGAGTTGGAGTCATTAGATTTGAAACAATTACTGCAACATATTCAGATGGCCTATTGGCCTGAAGCCGAAGTTACGGCGTTGCTAACAAAAAATAAGCTGCAGCTCGATGTGGTCGCGAGCGCAATTGGCGCGGACAAGGGTGCCGCCCGACAGCGGCTAGTGCGCCGCGCCAATCGCCTGCTCGCACGCTATGAGTTTGATACGGATGATGCCTTTGCCTCGGTGCGTATTGTGGCCGATAAACAGCCAAGCTTAACCGTGACCACCTTAAATGTGCAGGCGCTCAATACTGCCCAAGTGCTAGGGCAACCCCGTCCTCATGTGGATGGCGCCGAGCTACCGAGCGAGGAAATTGCGCAATGA
- a CDS encoding ApeI family dehydratase, producing MIDFSHAPTELPLLQGVASIDEVSVELTLQVQPELVWFQGHFPDTPILPGVVQLNWVRISAAQQWPEHGHWLSRASQLEAIKFQQIIRPGDSVQLSLQLQPERQRVNFKYSAQEKVFASGRLVAL from the coding sequence ATGATTGACTTTAGTCATGCTCCCACCGAGCTACCGTTGCTGCAAGGCGTGGCATCAATCGATGAGGTTAGTGTCGAATTAACGCTGCAAGTTCAGCCTGAGTTAGTGTGGTTTCAAGGTCATTTTCCCGACACGCCTATTTTACCGGGCGTGGTTCAACTCAACTGGGTACGCATCAGCGCAGCGCAACAATGGCCCGAGCACGGGCACTGGCTGAGCCGGGCGAGTCAGTTAGAAGCCATAAAATTCCAGCAAATTATTCGTCCGGGCGATAGCGTGCAACTGTCGTTGCAGCTGCAACCTGAGCGTCAGCGCGTAAACTTTAAATACAGCGCGCAAGAAAAAGTTTTTGCCAGCGGTCGTCTGGTGGCGCTATGA
- a CDS encoding beta-ketoacyl-ACP synthase — MTAPVYIHGFGLTSATGIGLAAHRQVLWESKESPLTKTDQFSPGRELALGLVTAELPNVDFAEPSQRSRNNQLLWSAWLQLLPIWSRLDIDPARVAIVLGTSTSGIRESEASFQPESELPLDYPRQQIAAPAAFLADQLGVTGPAYTLSTACTSGAKALATGRRLLQSGLVDWVIAGGADALCGLTVNGFAALDAVSTDICQPMSVNRCGINIGEGAALFLLSNQPAKLAITGAGESSDAHHISAPEPTGAGAEVAIRAALDDAALAPSAIGYVNLHGTATALNDKMEAAVILRLLDKVPCSSTKPYMGHTLGAAGALEAGLCALALTDAKLPLHLWDGCVDADLAPLNLVSSTSQNDSHARHALSTSFAFGGNNIALIVSKID, encoded by the coding sequence ATGACCGCCCCTGTTTATATTCATGGTTTTGGTTTGACCTCCGCCACCGGTATTGGCCTTGCCGCGCATCGACAGGTGCTGTGGGAAAGTAAGGAAAGTCCGCTCACCAAGACCGACCAGTTTAGTCCTGGGCGCGAATTGGCCTTAGGTTTGGTCACCGCCGAGCTGCCCAATGTGGATTTTGCCGAACCAAGCCAGCGCAGCCGCAACAACCAATTGCTCTGGTCTGCCTGGCTGCAATTATTGCCAATCTGGTCCCGCCTAGATATTGATCCGGCCCGGGTCGCCATCGTGCTTGGTACCTCCACCTCGGGTATTCGTGAAAGTGAAGCGAGTTTTCAACCCGAGAGCGAACTGCCCTTAGATTATCCGCGCCAACAGATTGCGGCGCCGGCGGCTTTTTTGGCCGATCAGCTCGGCGTCACGGGCCCGGCCTATACCTTATCCACGGCCTGTACCTCGGGTGCGAAAGCGCTGGCGACTGGCCGGCGGTTATTGCAATCGGGCTTGGTCGATTGGGTGATTGCCGGTGGTGCCGATGCCCTGTGTGGTTTAACGGTCAATGGTTTTGCGGCGCTCGATGCCGTCTCTACGGATATTTGTCAGCCCATGAGCGTAAACCGCTGCGGTATTAATATTGGCGAGGGCGCGGCGCTATTTTTACTCTCTAACCAACCGGCCAAATTGGCTATTACCGGTGCGGGCGAAAGTTCCGATGCCCACCATATTTCCGCGCCAGAACCCACCGGTGCCGGTGCCGAAGTCGCCATTCGCGCGGCCTTGGATGATGCGGCGTTGGCGCCCTCGGCCATTGGTTATGTCAACCTGCATGGCACCGCGACGGCGCTCAATGATAAAATGGAAGCCGCTGTGATTCTGCGCTTGCTCGATAAGGTGCCCTGTAGTTCAACCAAGCCCTATATGGGCCACACCCTGGGTGCGGCTGGGGCCTTAGAGGCTGGTCTTTGCGCACTGGCGCTAACCGACGCTAAACTGCCGCTGCATTTATGGGATGGCTGTGTCGATGCTGACTTGGCGCCCTTGAACCTGGTATCCAGCACTAGCCAGAATGACAGTCACGCGCGCCACGCCTTGAGCACGTCTTTTGCGTTTGGCGGCAACAACATCGCGTTAATTGTTTCGAAGATTGATTGA
- a CDS encoding outer membrane lipoprotein carrier protein LolA, translating into MIRFIAVLLMCCAGTPVWAEMRFSEVAPALGAAWLEGRFEQHKTIVGLPLPLHSSGTFYVQDNQLRWLTQAPMQSELHFSSQGISQWQKGEQIWQMTAQQQPVVATISQLMLAMMAGQWSSLDQAFQVQTFEQGEGGCWSLVVVSKDALLSRVVEQLHVAGCERVTRIALHEVSGTVTALSLSSLVQGEP; encoded by the coding sequence GTGATACGCTTTATTGCTGTGCTCCTGATGTGTTGTGCCGGCACCCCTGTGTGGGCCGAAATGCGCTTCTCCGAGGTCGCGCCAGCGCTAGGTGCAGCGTGGTTAGAAGGGCGATTTGAGCAGCATAAAACCATTGTCGGCTTGCCCTTGCCACTGCACTCATCCGGCACCTTCTATGTGCAAGATAATCAATTGCGTTGGCTCACCCAAGCGCCGATGCAGAGTGAGCTGCACTTTTCATCGCAGGGTATAAGCCAGTGGCAAAAGGGCGAACAAATCTGGCAGATGACGGCGCAGCAACAACCTGTGGTTGCCACTATTAGTCAGTTGATGTTGGCCATGATGGCGGGGCAATGGAGTAGCTTAGATCAGGCCTTTCAGGTGCAAACTTTTGAGCAAGGCGAGGGTGGGTGTTGGTCTTTAGTGGTTGTATCGAAAGACGCGCTGTTAAGCCGTGTGGTAGAGCAATTACACGTAGCTGGTTGCGAGCGAGTGACCCGCATTGCCCTGCATGAAGTCTCAGGTACAGTCACAGCTTTGAGCCTGTCTTCATTAGTGCAAGGCGAGCCATAG